One window of the Microvirga mediterraneensis genome contains the following:
- a CDS encoding inositol-3-phosphate synthase, with product MSSSKVRVGIVGVGNCASSFVQGLSYYKDAKGNEPVPGLMNVELGGYHISDIEISAAFDVNVSKVGHDVSEAIFAEPNNTQRFAAVPPSGIIVKRGRTLDGLGKYLHDVIGESPEDEVDVAEILRQSKTDVLVSYLPVGSQKATEWYAERALEAGCAFVNCIPVFIASNPEWRRRFEERGLPIVGDDIKSQVGATIVHRVLANLFRERGVRLDRTYQLNFGGNTDFQNMLERERLESKKISKTQAVSSQLDIPLPAGDIHVGPSDHVPWLTDRKWAYIRLEGTTFGGVPLNMEVKLEVWDSPNSAGIVIDAVRCAKLAMDRKIGGALTGPSSYFMKSPPQQFTDNEARDRTIRFINGDED from the coding sequence ATGAGTTCGAGCAAGGTCCGCGTCGGTATCGTGGGCGTCGGCAATTGTGCCTCGTCTTTCGTGCAGGGTCTCTCCTATTACAAGGATGCAAAAGGGAACGAGCCGGTGCCTGGCCTGATGAATGTCGAGCTTGGCGGATATCATATCAGTGACATCGAGATTTCCGCAGCCTTCGACGTGAATGTCTCGAAAGTGGGCCACGATGTCTCCGAAGCGATCTTTGCCGAACCAAACAATACGCAGCGCTTTGCGGCCGTTCCTCCCAGCGGAATCATCGTCAAGCGGGGAAGAACGCTCGATGGGCTTGGCAAATATCTTCATGACGTGATTGGTGAGTCTCCTGAAGACGAAGTCGATGTCGCGGAGATTTTGCGTCAATCCAAGACTGATGTTCTTGTCTCCTATCTGCCTGTCGGTTCGCAGAAAGCGACGGAATGGTACGCCGAGCGTGCGCTCGAAGCCGGCTGTGCATTCGTGAACTGCATCCCCGTCTTCATCGCGTCGAATCCGGAATGGCGCAGGCGGTTTGAAGAGCGTGGTCTCCCTATCGTCGGCGACGACATCAAGAGCCAGGTGGGTGCCACCATTGTTCATCGTGTGCTCGCCAATCTATTTCGCGAACGTGGCGTGCGCCTCGATCGTACCTACCAGCTGAATTTCGGCGGCAACACAGATTTCCAGAACATGCTGGAACGCGAGCGTCTCGAATCGAAGAAGATATCCAAAACGCAGGCCGTCTCGAGCCAGCTGGATATTCCCCTTCCCGCAGGCGACATCCATGTGGGCCCAAGTGACCATGTTCCGTGGCTCACCGACCGCAAATGGGCCTACATCCGCCTGGAGGGGACAACTTTCGGCGGCGTTCCGCTGAACATGGAAGTGAAACTCGAGGTCTGGGATTCACCGAACTCCGCCGGCATCGTGATCGATGCGGTGCGCTGCGCAAAGCTCGCCATGGATCGTAAGATCGGCGGCGCTCTCACCGGCCCGTCCAGCTACTTCATGAAGTCTCCGCCGCAGCAATTCACCGACAACGAGGCTCGCGACAGGACAATCCGCTTCATTAACGGCGACGAAGATTAG
- a CDS encoding SDR family NAD(P)-dependent oxidoreductase, which yields MTASDTSAAAPAVLHRRPILVTGGAGFIGSNLADRFASEGHDVLIYDALARSGVERNLEWLKKRHPGKISTVIGDVRDEAAVTEVVRDAQAVFHMAAQVAVTTSLADPREDFEINIRGTLNVLDALRQRGERIPLIFASTNKVYGDLADVELEKTNDAYMPRDPAIRNAGIGESRPLDFHTPYGCSKGAADQYVLDYARSFGMPTCVMRMSCIYGQRQMGTEDQGWVAHFLIRALQGEPITIYGDGCQVRDVLDISDAVSAYAAAWKRIDAVQGRAFNLGGGPSNAISLRQLLTHIEEVIGRPVETIYDDWRAGDQRYYVSDTHLATRELGLSQPVTWLKGVAALAEWLQDERELARSGSLPSRLQNAEAL from the coding sequence ATGACGGCGTCAGATACATCGGCCGCCGCGCCGGCTGTCCTCCATCGCCGCCCGATCTTGGTGACAGGCGGCGCGGGGTTCATCGGCTCCAACCTCGCCGATCGTTTCGCGAGCGAGGGCCATGATGTCCTGATCTACGATGCCCTGGCGCGCTCCGGTGTCGAGCGGAATCTCGAATGGCTCAAGAAGCGACATCCGGGCAAAATTTCCACAGTAATCGGCGACGTTCGCGATGAGGCGGCCGTCACTGAAGTCGTTCGTGATGCACAGGCCGTTTTCCACATGGCTGCGCAGGTTGCGGTGACGACCAGTCTCGCCGATCCCCGCGAGGATTTCGAGATCAACATTCGCGGAACGCTGAACGTGCTCGATGCGCTGAGGCAACGCGGCGAGCGAATCCCGTTGATCTTTGCGTCCACGAACAAGGTCTACGGCGATCTCGCGGATGTGGAATTAGAGAAGACCAACGACGCCTACATGCCGCGCGACCCTGCGATCAGGAACGCCGGGATCGGCGAAAGCCGGCCCCTCGATTTTCATACTCCGTATGGTTGCTCGAAGGGCGCCGCCGATCAGTATGTACTGGATTATGCCCGCTCGTTCGGGATGCCGACCTGCGTCATGCGGATGAGCTGCATCTACGGTCAGCGACAGATGGGGACCGAGGACCAGGGCTGGGTGGCTCACTTCCTGATCCGTGCGCTTCAAGGCGAGCCAATCACCATTTACGGCGACGGCTGCCAGGTTCGCGACGTGCTCGACATCTCCGATGCTGTCTCCGCTTATGCGGCCGCGTGGAAGCGCATCGATGCGGTTCAGGGCAGAGCCTTCAATCTCGGAGGTGGTCCGTCCAATGCCATCAGCTTGCGCCAGCTTCTCACCCACATCGAGGAGGTGATTGGCCGTCCTGTCGAGACGATCTACGACGACTGGCGTGCCGGCGATCAACGCTACTACGTTTCCGACACGCACCTCGCAACCCGGGAACTCGGGTTGAGTCAGCCTGTCACTTGGCTCAAGGGCGTGGCCGCCCTTGCGGAGTGGCTGCAGGATGAACGGGAGCTCGCACGTTCAGGTTCGTTGCCTTCACGTCTGCAGAATGCAGAGGCTTTGTGA
- a CDS encoding NAD-dependent epimerase/dehydratase family protein codes for MTDTILITGGAGFIGRYVAQACLEHGHKVRVLDSLIEQVHGDRTQGEGLDPDVEVVVGDVRDETALLRALKGATKVVHLAAEVGVGQSMYAVDRYVSVNDYGTAVLFQQLIDNPVKRVVVASSMSIYGEGLYKDGDGRIHEDVVRVPRKSEKDSWDPLDERGCPLIPVPTPEWKKPALASVYALSKYVQERLTLTLCPAYGMEGVALRLWNAYGPGQALSNPYTGVLAIFASRLHNGQPPMIFEDGRQRRDFVHVEDVAQAFVLALEHENAPGGVYNVGSGQDRTVSEVAELLSQAMNRPMAPEIAGKARIGDIRHCIADISKIQQELGYKPRKDFAEGLAELAEWVARQEAKDLVNEARKELEARGLVA; via the coding sequence GTGACGGATACGATCCTCATTACCGGCGGTGCGGGCTTCATCGGACGTTATGTTGCGCAGGCTTGCTTAGAGCATGGCCACAAGGTGCGTGTACTCGACAGTCTCATCGAGCAGGTTCATGGAGACAGAACGCAGGGCGAGGGTCTCGATCCGGACGTGGAGGTGGTGGTTGGGGATGTGCGCGATGAGACGGCGCTTCTTAGGGCCCTGAAGGGTGCAACGAAAGTCGTCCACCTTGCCGCGGAGGTCGGTGTCGGCCAGAGCATGTATGCGGTAGATCGCTATGTCTCCGTCAACGATTACGGTACGGCCGTGCTGTTCCAGCAGCTCATCGACAATCCGGTGAAGCGGGTGGTCGTGGCTTCATCCATGAGCATTTACGGCGAAGGCCTCTACAAGGATGGGGATGGACGCATCCATGAAGATGTCGTTCGTGTGCCTCGCAAGAGCGAGAAAGATTCTTGGGATCCGTTGGACGAGCGGGGATGCCCGCTCATTCCCGTTCCGACGCCCGAATGGAAAAAGCCTGCGCTGGCATCGGTTTACGCGCTCTCGAAATACGTTCAGGAACGACTGACCCTGACGCTGTGTCCGGCTTACGGCATGGAGGGAGTGGCGCTTCGGTTGTGGAATGCCTACGGCCCGGGGCAGGCTCTGTCAAATCCTTATACCGGGGTCCTCGCCATCTTCGCATCGCGGCTTCACAATGGACAGCCGCCGATGATCTTCGAGGATGGACGGCAGCGTCGCGACTTCGTCCATGTGGAGGACGTGGCGCAGGCATTCGTCTTGGCTCTCGAGCATGAGAATGCTCCGGGCGGCGTCTATAATGTCGGCAGCGGCCAGGATCGTACCGTATCCGAAGTGGCGGAACTTCTTTCGCAGGCGATGAACCGTCCGATGGCGCCGGAAATCGCCGGCAAGGCGCGCATCGGCGACATTCGCCATTGCATTGCCGATATCAGCAAGATCCAGCAGGAGCTGGGTTACAAGCCGAGAAAGGATTTTGCCGAGGGCTTGGCGGAGCTTGCCGAATGGGTTGCCAGACAGGAAGCCAAGGATCTGGTCAACGAAGCCCGTAAGGAGCTGGAAGCGCGAGGCCTAGTGGCATGA
- a CDS encoding glycosyltransferase family 4 protein, which translates to MEGSDKAAGLHVLMTADAVGGVWQYALDLAKGLCSEGVRTTIAVLGPPPSSDQQAMAEAVGAKLILTDLPLDWTADNAREVEETGRAVARVAAQIRPDLIHLNSPALAAHVSFDIPVVAVCHSCVATWWQAVKDGPLPEEFAWRTELVAKGYSSVDRLLAPTWAFAQATAQVYGLVQAPHVVPNGRRSAIASRSESDEDFVFTAGRLWDEGKNFAVIDRISSRLTVPILAAGPLDGPNGAHVDVCHARPLGRLSDSEIARHLSREPIFLSMARYEPFGLAVLEAAQHGCALVLSDIPTFRELWEGAALFVAPDDDGAAAEEIERLLQDPESRAALGRRARERAYTYTAAAMSAGVLSAYYSVLRREPPRSSLEEAAA; encoded by the coding sequence ATGGAAGGGTCTGACAAAGCCGCAGGCCTGCATGTGCTCATGACGGCAGATGCGGTCGGCGGCGTCTGGCAATATGCGCTGGATCTCGCGAAAGGCTTGTGCTCGGAGGGTGTCAGGACGACAATAGCAGTGCTGGGCCCCCCTCCCTCGTCAGACCAGCAGGCCATGGCCGAGGCCGTCGGTGCAAAGCTCATCCTGACAGACCTTCCACTCGATTGGACGGCAGATAATGCCCGCGAGGTCGAGGAAACCGGCCGCGCAGTCGCTCGCGTCGCTGCGCAGATCAGGCCAGATCTCATTCACCTCAATTCTCCGGCCCTTGCAGCCCATGTGTCGTTCGACATCCCGGTTGTGGCGGTTTGTCATTCCTGCGTTGCGACTTGGTGGCAGGCCGTCAAGGACGGTCCTCTGCCGGAGGAGTTCGCTTGGCGCACGGAACTCGTAGCGAAGGGTTATTCGTCCGTGGACCGACTGCTCGCGCCGACGTGGGCCTTTGCTCAGGCAACTGCGCAGGTCTATGGTCTCGTTCAGGCGCCCCATGTTGTCCCGAACGGCCGACGTTCCGCCATCGCGAGCCGATCGGAATCCGATGAGGATTTCGTTTTTACCGCTGGGCGCCTCTGGGACGAAGGCAAGAATTTCGCCGTCATCGACCGGATTTCTTCGCGGCTCACAGTGCCGATCCTTGCGGCCGGGCCGCTCGACGGCCCAAACGGCGCGCATGTTGACGTGTGTCATGCGAGGCCGCTTGGTCGCTTGAGCGATTCAGAGATTGCCCGGCACCTGAGCAGAGAGCCCATCTTTCTTTCGATGGCGCGGTATGAGCCTTTCGGCCTTGCGGTCCTAGAAGCCGCTCAGCACGGATGCGCGCTCGTTTTGTCCGATATTCCGACATTCCGTGAATTGTGGGAGGGCGCCGCATTGTTCGTTGCGCCCGATGATGACGGCGCGGCGGCTGAGGAGATCGAGCGACTTCTGCAGGATCCGGAGTCCCGCGCCGCATTGGGGCGCCGCGCGCGAGAGCGGGCCTATACCTATACGGCCGCCGCCATGAGCGCGGGGGTCCTGAGCGCTTACTATTCCGTCTTGCGCCGCGAGCCCCCGAGATCCTCACTTGAGGAAGCCGCTGCATGA
- a CDS encoding CgeB family protein, producing the protein MKIVIFGLTISSSWGNGHATLWRGLCRALAKRGHRIVFFEKDVPYYAENRDLIEVPDGNLILYEDWESIRARAEMELKDADFALVSSYCPDGITAGDLLLSAPRAIRAFYDLDTPITFSRLDTGGPISYIGSRGLGDFDLVLSYTGGRAIERLRTDLGAQRVAPLYGHVDPDVHRPVHTIRHYVSDLSYLGTYAADRQNALQRLFIDPAAFRPDRRFLIGGAQYPEDFPWQPNIHFVQHLPPPEHPAFFSSSRLTLNITRQAMAEMGWCPSGRLFEAAACGAPILSDWWVGLDSFFEPGKDILIAANTDDAVAALDLTDAELTRIARAGRERTLAEHTSDHRAKELENLIEGSTSLLCPAESSTAMMEA; encoded by the coding sequence ATGAAGATCGTCATATTCGGCCTGACCATCTCGTCATCTTGGGGCAACGGCCACGCAACCTTATGGCGCGGCCTATGCCGGGCGCTCGCAAAGCGCGGGCATAGAATCGTGTTCTTCGAGAAGGACGTGCCCTACTACGCCGAGAACCGGGATCTCATCGAAGTGCCCGATGGCAACCTTATCCTCTACGAGGATTGGGAGAGCATTCGCGCTCGCGCTGAAATGGAACTCAAGGATGCAGACTTCGCCCTCGTCTCGTCCTATTGTCCCGACGGCATCACGGCTGGCGATCTCCTGCTTTCTGCGCCGCGCGCCATTCGCGCATTCTACGATCTCGATACTCCCATCACCTTCTCGCGCCTCGATACGGGCGGGCCCATCAGCTACATCGGCTCACGCGGGCTCGGAGATTTCGACCTTGTCCTGAGTTATACGGGAGGCCGGGCCATTGAAAGACTGCGGACAGATCTCGGCGCCCAACGCGTCGCTCCTCTCTATGGCCATGTGGACCCGGATGTGCACAGACCCGTGCATACCATCCGGCACTATGTTTCCGATCTATCCTATCTCGGCACCTATGCGGCTGATCGCCAGAATGCATTGCAGCGTCTCTTCATCGACCCTGCCGCCTTCCGGCCGGATCGGCGCTTCCTGATCGGCGGAGCGCAGTACCCGGAGGATTTCCCATGGCAGCCCAATATCCATTTCGTCCAGCACCTGCCGCCGCCAGAGCATCCTGCGTTCTTCTCGTCCTCGCGGCTTACGCTCAACATCACGCGGCAAGCCATGGCCGAGATGGGCTGGTGCCCTTCAGGGCGCCTGTTCGAGGCGGCAGCCTGCGGTGCGCCTATTCTCTCGGACTGGTGGGTGGGCCTCGACAGCTTCTTCGAGCCTGGCAAGGACATCCTGATCGCTGCAAATACGGACGATGCCGTCGCGGCCCTCGACCTGACGGACGCCGAGCTGACGCGAATTGCCAGGGCAGGCCGTGAGAGGACGCTCGCAGAGCACACGTCGGATCATCGGGCGAAGGAGCTTGAGAACCTGATCGAGGGCTCAACATCCCTTCTGTGCCCGGCCGAAAGTTCCACCGCCATGATGGAGGCCTGA
- a CDS encoding histidine phosphatase family protein yields MTTTFFLVRHAAHDWVGTVLCGRMPGVHLGAAGKAQAERLAQRFLNERVDAIYTSPLERASETAQPIASRLERSLQICDAISEVEFGRWTGMSFESLSRDPLWSSWNASRSTNRAPDGETMLEAQGRIVGAMEQMRNRYAGRALILVSHSDVIKAAILHYLGMPVDAYDRIEVEPASISTLVVGDWGSKLLRLNEVVAA; encoded by the coding sequence ATGACCACCACGTTCTTTCTCGTGCGCCACGCCGCCCATGATTGGGTAGGGACAGTTCTGTGCGGCCGCATGCCTGGCGTTCATCTCGGCGCTGCAGGGAAAGCCCAGGCGGAGCGTCTGGCTCAGCGCTTTCTTAACGAGAGAGTGGACGCCATTTACACAAGTCCTCTTGAGCGGGCGTCGGAAACGGCGCAGCCCATCGCTTCCCGTCTCGAACGATCTCTTCAGATATGCGATGCCATCAGTGAAGTCGAATTCGGCCGATGGACAGGCATGAGTTTCGAATCCCTGAGCCGAGATCCGCTCTGGTCGTCCTGGAATGCATCGCGCAGCACCAATCGCGCTCCCGATGGCGAGACGATGCTGGAGGCTCAGGGACGTATCGTCGGGGCCATGGAACAGATGCGCAACCGTTATGCGGGGCGTGCGCTCATTCTCGTGAGCCACAGCGACGTCATCAAGGCTGCGATTCTCCACTACCTTGGCATGCCGGTCGACGCCTATGACCGCATCGAAGTGGAGCCCGCCTCGATCAGCACTCTCGTCGTGGGTGATTGGGGTTCCAAGCTTCTCCGATTGAACGAAGTGGTGGCCGCATGA